From Geomonas agri, one genomic window encodes:
- a CDS encoding Hcp family type VI secretion system effector, whose amino-acid sequence MAFDAFLKIEGIPGESSDDKHRDWIEVLSYNFSVTQPTSGTASSAGGASAERASFSDFSVVKVLDKASPKLFEACATGRHIPSVTLEICRAGGDKLKYMEYKLSNVIISLNRPGGSAHGGEAIPVEEIAFNYGKIELAYTQQNRSDGSGGGQVAAGWNLETNKKV is encoded by the coding sequence ATGGCCTTTGATGCATTCTTGAAGATAGAAGGAATACCGGGAGAGAGCAGCGACGACAAGCACAGGGACTGGATCGAGGTCCTCTCCTACAACTTCTCCGTCACCCAGCCCACCTCCGGCACCGCCAGCAGTGCGGGCGGCGCTTCCGCAGAGCGCGCCAGTTTCTCCGACTTCAGCGTCGTCAAGGTGCTGGACAAGGCGAGCCCGAAGTTGTTCGAAGCCTGCGCCACCGGCAGGCACATCCCCAGCGTAACCCTGGAGATTTGTCGGGCCGGCGGGGACAAATTGAAATACATGGAGTACAAGCTCAGTAACGTGATCATCAGCCTGAACCGCCCCGGTGGCAGCGCCCACGGCGGCGAAGCCATTCCGGTTGAGGAGATCGCCTTCAACTACGGCAAGATCGAACTCGCCTACACCCAGCAAAACCGCTCCGACGGCTCCGGCGGAGGACAGGTTGCCGCAGGATGGAACCTGGAGACCAACAAGAAAGTCTGA